CTTCTTTTTATAAGTTCAAAGGTATAAAAAAAATAAGATTTGATACACAATTTCCTTAAAAATCATCATTAAATCGGCTCATTTGTAATTTTAACTTGGGTAATTGAGCGTTTCTCTCCTTCAATTCGGCTAAATACATGGACGTGAGATAATAATTAGACACATCATTGATGGTGGCCTGAACACTATCTGTGATATTCTTTTTGTCGATTTTCTTGGCTAGTTGCTGTGCTTTTTCTGCCCATTCTTCCGCTTTAGCCAGACTATCTTTCATTTCATAATAAACAGCTATGTTAAGAGCTGCCCGCATCTTCTTCTTTTGGTTCTTGGTGCCTTCGAAAGCCTGATTCCAAAGTTCGTATGCATCGTCCCATGAATTTTCACGTATATAGATGGCAGCGTCACGCATGGGAACCGAGCCTCCGGTATACAGATACCGTGTTCCTTTTTTCCACATAGGGACGAGATTTTTCACCGGAACTGTCCCTGCAAATGCCGCCGCTTCCTTTAACATGTGTTTGTCGGGAATCATGCGGGTGGCAGCTTCTACGGCAGTACCTCCAAAGTCTTCCCAAAAGATGCTGTCATTAGGATGGAGCGTAGTCATCGGTCGGCTACGTTCGGGAAGATACACTTTCACCGTGGGATACACTTTTACGTCTACTGCTCCCTGAAAACAGTTGAACTCATTCAGGAAACGGACAGATTTAGTTGCTTTGAGTTGCAGGTTTTCCAGTGCAATGATAAAATCCACTCCCAAGTCGGTAGCTAACTGACGGACTTCCTCCTGGCTCAATGTATTTTCGCGGGGCAGTTTGTCATTTGCCCGTAGAGCAGAGTCGCAGATGACTACTTCTTCAAAGTAATTCTGTTGTGCGATTTCTTCGGCCAGTGATTCGGTGGCAGTCTTGGGATCACCGTTGGCATATGCCGTTGCACGACTTATCAGCGGTGTGCCTTCTTTGATTTTTTCAGTCTCTGCTATTAGTTTGTTATCCGGAGTGTTGCTGGTGTTATTCACGATAGCTACTTTCCGAAGTTGCGGAGGAAAGCTCAAGTCGGCAGGTTGCAGATAATCAATGGAAATCTGTTCCAAACTCTGACAGCTGCCCAGTGTCAGCAGGAATAAAGTGACGAAAGCCAGTGAATAAGATTTTGCCATAGTTTTGTTCTATTTAGTAATTTGAACAAAAGTACAATTTTGGTGGAATAAAAGAAAGTCTCAAACAGTTTTTAACCGTTTGAGACTTTCTTTTGTGAATTGACTCTTTATCTTAGAGATTCTTGCCGTGGCAGTTTTTGTACTTTTTGCCGCTTCCGCACGGACAAGGATCGTTACGTCCTACTGTCTTTTCTGCACGGACCGGTTCACGTTTCTGCTGTTCACGAGTATCTTGGTTGGCAGCAGCCTGCTGGTTTGGATCACTCAAATTTTCTTTGTTTTCGCGGTATTTGCTCATATCCTGACGTTGTTCAGGAGCAGCCTGACGTACTTCCACACGGCGGGCAGCCTGTTCGTCCGGAGCTTCCTGTACAGGAATTTGTCCACGCATCAAGATAGATATGGTCTGGTTGTTGATCTTGTTCACCATGGCGTCGAACAAAGTCACAGATTCCAGTTTATAGATCAACAGCGGGTCTTTCTGTTCGTAGCTTGCGTTCTGTACGGAATGTTTCAGTTCGTCCAGTTCGCGGAGATTTTCTTTCCATGCTTCATCAATTACGTGGAGCAGGATTGATTTCTCGAACGATTTCACCACTTCTTTTGATTCGGATTCGTAAGCCGCTTTCAGGTTACAGGAGATATTGTACATCCGTTTACCGTCTGTAATAGGAATCAGGATGTTTTCGTACATGTGTCCCTGATTTTCATATACCTGTTTGATAACCGGATTAGCGATCTGTGCCAGGCGTTCAGTTTTGCGTTTGAAGTTTTCCATCGCAATGTTGAAAGTCTTTTCGGACAACTTTTCCTTCTTTTCGTTACGGAATTCTTCTTCAGTGAACGGAGTTTCCATTGCCAATGTTTGAAGCAGTTCCATTTGGCAGCCTTCATAATCATTGTTTTCGATAGCGTTGGCACAACGGTCCCAAATCATGTTCACGATATCCATACCGATACGTTCACCCATCAAAGCGTGGCGACGTTTGGTGTAAACCACTGTACGCTGCTTATTCATCACGTCGTCATATTCCAACAGACGTTTACGGATACCGAAGTTGTTTTCTTCCACTTTCTTCTGGGCACGTTCGATAGAATTGGAAATCATCTTGTGCTCGATCATTTCGCCTTCCTGGAAACCAAGTTTGTCCATTACGCTGGCGATACGGTCGGATGAGAACAGACGCATCAAATCATCTTCCAGTGACACGAAGAATACAGAAGAACCCGGGTCACCCTGACGTCCTGCACGACCACGCAACTGGCGGTCTACACGACGGGATTCGTGGCGTTCCGTACCGATGATGGCCAAACCGCCCGCAGCTTTTACTTCCGGACTTAACTTGATGTCGGTACCACGGCCAGCCATGTTGGTAGCGATGGTTACTGTTCCGCTCAAACCGGCGGTAGCAACGATGTCCGCTTCTTTCTGATGCAACTTCGCATTCAATACTTTATGGTCAATCTTACGCATGGTAAGCATCTTGCTCAACATTTCGGAGATTTCTACCGAAGTAGTACCCACCAGTACCGGACGTCCTGCTTGAACCAATTTTTCGATTTCCTCGATAACAGCTTTATACTTTTCGCGTTTCGTCTTGTAAACGCGGTCGTTCATATCCTTTCTTGCTATCGGACGGTTGGTCGGGATAACGACTACGTCCAATTTGTAGATATCCCAAAGTTCGCCTGCTTCCGTTTCAGCAGTACCGGTCATACCGGACAGTTTGTGATACATACGGAAGTAGTTCTGTAGAGTAATTG
The Bacteroides luhongzhouii DNA segment above includes these coding regions:
- a CDS encoding DUF6340 family protein, yielding MAKSYSLAFVTLFLLTLGSCQSLEQISIDYLQPADLSFPPQLRKVAIVNNTSNTPDNKLIAETEKIKEGTPLISRATAYANGDPKTATESLAEEIAQQNYFEEVVICDSALRANDKLPRENTLSQEEVRQLATDLGVDFIIALENLQLKATKSVRFLNEFNCFQGAVDVKVYPTVKVYLPERSRPMTTLHPNDSIFWEDFGGTAVEAATRMIPDKHMLKEAAAFAGTVPVKNLVPMWKKGTRYLYTGGSVPMRDAAIYIRENSWDDAYELWNQAFEGTKNQKKKMRAALNIAVYYEMKDSLAKAEEWAEKAQQLAKKIDKKNITDSVQATINDVSNYYLTSMYLAELKERNAQLPKLKLQMSRFNDDF